GATATTAATGGACAAGGGGATTTTAAATCTATTCAAGCAGCAATTAATTCAGTTCCAAATGGGAATTCCAATTGGGTCATTATCCACGTTAGAAAAGGGACATACAGGTACTTGATTGGTTAGTTTTTTCGATTCGATTCAATCTCAGAAAAATAATCATTGTCCTGAAGTTTTAAATTATCATTGAATTTAACTTAGGTCattgaatttgatgaaactCCTGAATAATGGCTAGTTTTTTAATTACAGACTGAAAAGTGATTATTTATACGTGATATATTTACTTTTCTATTTTGATAATCATGATATTCGACCCAGGTAACGTACTTAGACATCACTTCTACTATTTTATTGAGTACTTGAAACTATGTCAATGTGTGACATCCATGATGAAAGGCAAGTGTGACGCGCGGGAGCATATTACACTTTAGGTGAATCTACATatcgaaataaaaaaatagaaagttgGGATCATTTAAGAATGAGCTCATAATCGATTGTTCATGTGCGTTGGACTAATACCCAAGGGATAAATCTACAGCCTAGAGCCATAAACAGACAATGCTTTAACAGTTGGACCAGGTCGTTACTCAATGGCCACATGTTCATCTATTCACCAACACATATCGATAATTACTCTTTCAAATCAGCTTTATGTAGATGAAAAGAAATCACCGCATTTTATGAATCTTTGCTTAATTTTTACCCACTTTATTATTGATCGTTAGGCCACTCCCTCGTAGACAAAATTGCAACATACATACACGAATCACAAATATTTATAAGTTCATTACCTCTCTATATTGTAGATAGAAAAACTGAATTCAtcgaatttaaattttcaaataatttttcttttaattataaaaaacttaaaaaattattttatttattattttgcaGAGAAAAAGTGAATGTACCACCAAAAAAGTCCTACATATTTATGAGAGGCAATGGAAAAggaagaacatcaattgtatggtCAGAGAGTTCCATTGATACAACCAAATCTGCTACTTTCAAAGTTGAAGCTCCTAATTTTGTTGCATTTGGCATAAGTTTCAAGGttcataattttctaatattatctccataaaatattctttaattagCATCAATATAATATATCGCGTTCACACAGATTCAAAGAATCGCTACATCCTAAAGATGTGATACAGATAATTTATCTCAATACAAACATTAATAACTGCTTTTACGATTCGAACCTATGACTATAAGATCACAAAAAGATAATTCTACACTTTCTCCGATAAAAACTTAGCAAATAGACTTTAACACATTTAACATTTTTAAGTATGTGTTTTTGTTCCTTTTAGGTAGATATAATTTCATACTATATTAccatcaaataaatatttcttttttgaaaaatgactttcatatcataagaaatatatatttcagaattcataaatttagtcatttaaaattagaatatacatatatagttcCATTGACATAtattataaaagttttttttttctaatattattttatattatgatttttcaaaattttatttggtAGAATCAAGCACTTGATGGTGTAACTTCAACCTCACCAAACCAAACATCAGTAGCAGCATTGGTGGGAGCAGATAAAGTTGCTTTTTACCATTGTACATTTTTGAGTACTCACAACACACTTTTTGACAATAAAGGAAGACATTATTATGAGGATTGTTACATTCAAGGTTCACTAGACTTCATTTTTGGAAGTGGTCAATCCTTATATCAAGTGAGTTTAATTTTTATGCATCGATATAAACTATAGTATTGattcatatagatatatatataatcaggTTATTTATATGAGTTGATTCAGGTAAATTTATGTTATACTGATAATATGAAAGAAAGATGGTTGTATTGTTAGTGTATATAACTTAACTTTCGTTCATTTCTAGGTTATTGGTTTTACTTTTTATGAATGGACGACCAGTTACAACAagttaaaatacactatttagtGAATAAATTTTACATGATCAATGTATTGCAACATGTCATAATTGATAATTCgctatatattttctttcagaTGACTTGATAGTGCTAATTGCTAAAAGGGTTATAACTTTCACTATCAACGTCCagaagttgaaaatataatCGTGATAAATGATGCTTGTTACGTTGTATCAATGTCTTTGTTTTAGAGTTTGAGGAATAAGGTAATAAAATTCTGATACTCGATGaatttcgatttttttttttttttttgtagaattgTGAGATATTTGTAGTTGCAGATAGAAGGGTTGATATTCGTGGTTCAATAACAGCACAAAGTAGATATAGTGACAAAGAAAATAGTGGATTTGTGTTTGTTGAAGGAAAAGTGTATGGAATTGGAGGTGTGTATTTGGGAAGAGCTATTGGGGCTTATTCAAGGGTTATTTTTgcaaaaacttatttttctaagaCAATTGTACCTCAAGGATGGACCAATTGGAGCTCTCCAGGATCAACAAAGTAAGACAACTTTTCTCCGTCTTTTCGTACTTGATTTTGTTATGCTTTACTTTGAGTTGATCCAGAGTCTGTCGAAAATGAACGGTATAGATAAGAGATTACACTAGGTATATTGATGAAGTTACTGTAACTCTGAGTCTACAACCATTGAAATCGAGATTTTGGATCAGATTAATAAACTTACAATCATGAAACAGATTTAGATACTTGTCAACGACGTACATAATTTATCATGACTTGCTAATGTAGAGGCTCCTCGAGTACTTTGCTTGCAATCAAAATTATAACCAGGTTTAATGACTTGATCAGTCTCtaatttctttcttattatagATTCTCTCACTTTATGGTCGATATTCAATTTACTTATATTTATAAGCgtattcatgaaatatatataagagCAGGTGTTGGTACATCATaccaaaatatatttgattcGTAGGATCATAATAGGTCGATTTACTAGGTTTAGGGGCGGAACCAACTTGTTTCAAGGGGTTAGATCAATTGAATTAAGTTTGCCAGAAAATCATACTATCTTTttataacatgaaaaaaaatggtTGAATACCTTTGACACGAGAGAAGTATCTATCTTTGTAAcataaaagttcaaaaaaattgCTTTGACGTgaaatttaaattctgaattcgACTAAATTCGATATTTGGTGCAGGAATTTATATCATGGTGAGTACAAGTGCCATGGACCAGGGTCAGCCATAGAAACTCGTGCCACATGGTCAAAACAACTCAATGACAAAGAAGCCATGGCATTCAACTCTATTGAATTTATCCAAGGCAAACAATGGCTTCCAGcatggatttaattaaatttaaaccaTATATTATATGAACATTAATtagaactatatatatattattatagtatattttagCCATGAAGTGCATCtcttaattgtatttttatgatGCCTCTGGCTAAACACTTTTAGCTTAGATTGAAATACCAATAATATATTCTATTGTTGTTTCAAAAGTTGTGAATATTTTTGAGCAAACACATGCAATTTTTGTCATTTCAATATAACTTGTCATAGTGTAAGTCCATCATACCTtatgaacaaaataatttacaaCCACGAGGTATATATCGCGCTTTTAAACCATTATAACTATTTAAGGTTTAGTATAGTTACTCGAAATGCATTAGAATAATAATCTGTATAATGTaacttatgaaaaaaaataactttcacAAAAAAGTTATGATCTGTCAAGTGTTATTATTGCATGATTAGTTAAATGAGACAAAATTTAAACATCGAACTTAAATGGTCATATTTGTGCGAATCTCAATGATGGGAAAATTACGTAGTTAAACAAACttatattacttaattattcatcatagctataatttgctataattatcactcacaactaacattatacattaattacgtgggttgACTTCGAGTTTATATAATTAGCCacattttgtatatgtataatttgccgaaatatacaattatctaatcgacttatatatacaattcacctctctcccactctgtgccctctctcactcgcctctctcctccctctcccaaccTCGCtctcctctcttctctctttcccaatctcgcttgccatatatacaaatacatatgtataatatacaattatctaatcgatatacataaataattcatCTCTCCCACTTTTTGCCCtttctctcgcctctctcctctatcctctctctcccagtctctaTCGCTTCTCTtctccctataacatgtagctacgaattgataattatcaaactatagttatggagagtaattaggcTATTTTTGAGTGACTATACGTGAAAGATCCCTTAAATGATCCTATTTGTGCAAATCTTTCCCCAAGCCCAATACCCAAATCAGGCCCAAGTCAATAAACAAAATTCTTTTAGGGCTCCAATTAACTCTTCACAATTTGGTAAAAATTCTCTGAAACTGAATCGGAATCGGAGCTCAGAGAGAAAGCAACAATGGAGGCCGGAGACGAAGCGCTTGAGATGGTGGTAGACTCAAAGGACTTGCAGCAGCAAAGCAAAGCTCTAGATAAGCTCACTGACCATGTCGAAGATCGTCAGCTTGATTCCTCTCGTGTTCAAACGGTACTGTTTTATCCATATTTCAGATGAATCTATGCAATTTTGAATTTgcttcagttttttttttgtagtttaatGCTgaaaaattgtgtattttaGGCTATGGCTTCAATTTATGCATCTAAGGAAGCTGATCTTCAAGCTATGAGACTGAGGTTTGTGAACTTTTGCTTGTGAATTTGAATGTTTTGGATGGTATTACTGATTGATTAGTTGGAAATAgattatttctttcaaatatttttgtaactataagaatttattagttataatAGTTTTGTTATATATGCAGCttctaaaaatgtgattttgttttataaaaaaggtaaaaaatgaTGCTTCGAAAATTAGTCTATGGTGTAATTACTTCATATAAAGGAAGCTGATATTCAAGCTAGATGACTTTGCTGTTCTTCTTTATTGTTGAACTTAATCGAGGACAAGGAAGCTATAGTATTGCTATTTGGGGAGTTGAATAGTTATTTCTTGAGCTAAAGATCTAGCGGAAACAGTTCTCTATACCTTAGAGGTCTTCGTACACCCTCCCCTCCCCTGAACATGTAGTTGTTGTTGCCGATACAAATTCGtttttatattacttttaatcTTGTGTAAAACCATGTAAATTCTTACTAAAAAGAATTAAGAAATTGATGCACTTACAAATTAGGCTGTCGCTTTACTTGTTGCATTGAAGGAAGTCGAATTCtggtctttttctttttggttttttaaGTCTTGGTAGTTGGAAAGTTGATGGATGGATTTGACTTTTAAATACTCCCTGCCACTCAGAAGGAGTGACAGGGTTTAGAATACGAAAGTCAAATCATCGAAACTTCAAAAGTGAATTCAGATGTTATttcctcatttttttaataagattACGTACATAGACATTATGATAGAGTAATatacattttataatttttcaaagaCATTTCAGACTTGTTTCCATAAATCGTAAATACTAAAGAAAATTGTTTGGGTCTATCGGGAACTCTCTCTCTACCACAAAGTAGAGGGTAAGACTAAGTACACACCACCTCCCTAGGCCCCAATTGTGGGATCACACGGGGTATATTATTGTACAAAAGAGATTCTTGAAATAAAGTGTCtgattatatttatatgattgtCGTTACTGATAAATCTCTTTTGTTGATCTTATCCATGATTCTTGtttgtttatgtgaaaggtgtgtgTACCGAACAATTACTTCAATTTGTTGTGTCAAGAAAGTTGAGTGTTTTGATTGATTGCTAATGTGGAGTTGCATTTCTTTAGCTTTCAAATCATTACCAGAAATTCGGGAAGCATTGCTTGTAAACTCCAATTTGTGTAACCTTATCTGATTATGAAATGAGTTTGAAGCCCACAAGTTTTCAGATACATGGAACTTAGTTAATGTGTGCAAGGGACTTTCAGTGTatccaaattaaataattgaattggTTGGCATGTCTTCACATGCTTAGTTTACGTGCATCGAAGGGAAATGAAGAGCTATTCAatcatgaaaatcaacaaaacagTGAATATGAGTTCATTGATTTCAAATACGATATTGAAATGGAAAACGATAGTGCATGCCTCTTGGATtggcaaaagaaaaaagaaaaccacACCTAACAACCACTATTTTACATTCATATTAGCGTCAATATTACCTGTCAATGTGTGTACATAGCTCTTAGACCTCTTTCAGTGTATTTTTCCTGTTTTGATAATGTCCTATGCTTCTTGTGATGTTTCACAGTCCTTTATACGTAAGATGACATCGACAACTTTGTGTCTATTACAGGGAGAAAGAACTAGCTGCTGTTAAGATTAATGCTGCTGATATTGATATAATTGCAAACGAACTAGAGGTCGGTTTCCTCTTACATCTACGCGCATTGTTTCTGTTGGTTTATTATAAATTTCTTATGTTGTTACGACTGCGGAATAGGTGGACAAGAAGGTTGCTGAAAGGACTTTGAGAGAGCATAAAGGTGATGCTGTAGCTGCAGTAAGGCATTTGCTCAACTAGTACAGTAACTACAACGCCTCAGTCTCAAACAAATTGGGGTCGGCTATATGAACAGTGTCGGGGATCTTTTTCATTGATTCTGAAATGTTCTAGCAAAGTGACTACTAAATGTTCATGCTATATATGTAACTTTGATCTGTTGAcactttttttcaattatattggTAATTGATATTATCAGAGTGAAAAATTAGACATGATTGATGAGCAAGTTTTGGATTACGAAATGATTTATGCAGTACTAATACGTACATAACTTGTCTTCAAACCAAATGACCCATAAGTGATTTCTGTCCATCTTCATTAGCAAAAGTTGGTCTGGCCGAGTCATCGAATGTATGTGCTCATAAAAGATAGCAGGTATCTCGTGGAATAGTTATTTCGTGGACGTGAGTCAACCCCAGTTAAACTTCAAACTCAAAATTGCATATAAAGGAGCAACAGTACAAGATGAAAATAACTTATAAGACTTGAAACATACCACCTGGGATGCAAATTTCTCAttcaatatacaaatatttgaatGTTGTAACCTTATAAAACCCACAACGATTTGAAGACGAATTCACTTCATACAAGATAACAAACCAATGCAAACTGTGAATTCATCGAACAAGAATCATGTCAAGACTCACGTAGGGCAGTAAATGACTATTACCAACTTGACTCGAATAAAGGGAGCTTCGTTTTCTTCATCAGATTTCTTTGTAATGAATTAACTGCAAACCTAACATTTAGCCTCGGAATGTAGAATCCGACAACACAAGCTGTTTGTGAGCTCTGACCGACCAACTTTCATGAGACAGCCATAAAATCTTGAACAGTTAGCAATCATCAGATGAAACTCAACCACATACGTCCACTAGTTGTGCTTACTGTTCCTTCTGGCAGCTATCTCCTGCAGTGCTACGTGCTGCCTGTGCCTGAATAACGTACTGTC
This portion of the Solanum pennellii chromosome 12, SPENNV200 genome encodes:
- the LOC107005479 gene encoding huntingtin-interacting protein K → MEAGDEALEMVVDSKDLQQQSKALDKLTDHVEDRQLDSSRVQTAMASIYASKEADLQAMRLREKELAAVKINAADIDIIANELEVDKKVAERTLREHKGDAVAAVRHLLN
- the LOC107006591 gene encoding probable pectinesterase 67, with product MNISITLFFVIFLVNYVIFLDFVHGLSVKNVIDSHVLTQKISTNRTIIVDINGQGDFKSIQAAINSVPNGNSNWVIIHVRKGTYREKVNVPPKKSYIFMRGNGKGRTSIVWSESSIDTTKSATFKVEAPNFVAFGISFKNQALDGVTSTSPNQTSVAALVGADKVAFYHCTFLSTHNTLFDNKGRHYYEDCYIQGSLDFIFGSGQSLYQNCEIFVVADRRVDIRGSITAQSRYSDKENSGFVFVEGKVYGIGGVYLGRAIGAYSRVIFAKTYFSKTIVPQGWTNWSSPGSTKNLYHGEYKCHGPGSAIETRATWSKQLNDKEAMAFNSIEFIQGKQWLPAWI